A stretch of Mus musculus strain C57BL/6J chromosome 19, GRCm38.p6 C57BL/6J DNA encodes these proteins:
- the 9930021J03Rik gene encoding uncharacterized protein KIAA2026 homolog isoform X9 has protein sequence MNSKIWKTVEKNRSRLKKDYDDFRRQPDHGQFTRELWATDECEGNPEREAPKAEVSKSVDAAEPLDTLEKEQEGSDDMKLSEIGFPMARSKLLKKELPSKDIVKTLPKTLKRQSKQSSYLDDSTKELSPRKKAKLSTNETSVENLEVNMQIECLKESKPPELPTPESFASKASVPVSTLQKGTKPIQALLAKNIGNKVTLTNQLPPSTGRSVPAVEKPALSPEDTSPLKPALTCLTSTKGPLQMVYKMPCGQWLPVDLHSSSVKIQMQPMVDSKTGEKIMQQVLILPKNFVIQHKEGKAVEKEIAAPQQKGPEHCSPGPQTSASCSLVSVPVTSVSTQLPNTVLSKTSTPSSNVSARSQPLSPVASVSNALTSPVKTSQSEAGKVKSTASSTTLPQPHTSPTISSTVQPLLPATTLNESTDPGSSIPCFSQQTVDSSEAKQELKTVCIRDSQSILVRTRGGNTGVVKVQTNPEQNSPNSLSSSSVFTFTPQFQAFLVPKSTSCSASSQVAGVTTTSSLPSFSQASTSVSISCGFHPPMGKNLKSTQGQTLSSGYVGPMIEKTSYMPSSPLKPSVSSSSLLPSTTNSSVSVISISTGNFGQTNTNVIHTSTKPQQVDCITKSYPVTRSEATTAVNGDVLGETPGQKLMLVSAPSGLPSGSVPSVNTAPEPTSAGVSTQKVVFINAPVPGGASSSAIVAESLRQSLPSPLNKTYIKNPEQPQIVLIPSTVGAPIKINSSPTVSQIKDVKIGLNIGQAIINPPGNLPAMSSINILQSVMPKGEDKSSKSCISPISPNSNSAPASSNIVNHSLPAASESARTANTFSGIGASVPLSSLSVASSPASAGTRPPVLVSGNDTSSRIMPVLSNRLCPSNLGNTVAISTVKTGHLASSVLISTTQPTVSPKCLTPALQIPVTVALPTPVTTSPKIINTVPQSATIPGATRPVSLSKRQSQTSLQFQSPGTTTIVPTNANTNKPPAELSPSASPGKIVNISNVTSMPNQHMSPSLVKSTLGNNSIAGGSAIHTCSPPSNITSLAGAPFSEPCIQQKIVINTSTPLAPGTQIMMNGARFIVPPQGLGAGSHVLLISTNPKYGPPLVLNSGQSILATPVDNPVQKIIQTSNSSLSGQPLKPSVRNSPKTVNSLGSPSSLSAVHTPPHIINTPAKVCVPPAPPAALTSVIKSSPATLLAKTSLVSAISSSNPPLPSSTSVLHLDTSVKKLLVSPEGAILNTINTAAAKVSSLPSPLPPVVSASQNPASVFPAFPSSALEKPDTAAS, from the exons ATGAACTCAAAGATCTGGAAAACAGTAGAAAAAAATCG GAGCCGCCTGAAGAAAGACTATGATGATTTCCGAAGACAGCCTGATCATGGTCAGTTCACTAGAGAGCTATGGGCTACTGACGAGTGTGAAGGGAACCCTGAGAGAGAGGCTCCTAAAGCCGAGGTCAGTAAGTCTGTAGATGCAGCAGAACCTCTGGACACCCTGGAGAAAGAACAGGAGGGCTCAG atgatatgaagTTATCAGAAATAGGCTTTCCTATGGCCAGGAGCAAGTTGTTGAAAAAAGAATTGCCTTCTAAAGATATAGTGAAGACACTGCCTAAAACACTTAAACGACAGTCCAAACAAAGTAGTTATCTAGATGATAGCACAAAAGAgctttccccaaggaagaaagcaaagctAAGCACAAATGAGACATCAGTTGAGAACTTAGAAGTCAACATGCAGATTGAATGTTTGAAAGAATCAAAGCCTCCAGAACTGCCAACTCCAGAGTCATTTGCCTCAAAGGCTTCAGTACCAGTGTCTACTCTCCAGAAAGGGACCAAACCTATTCAGGCTTTGCTTGCAAAGAATATTGGGAACAAAGTGACCTTAACAAATCAACTGCCCCCTTCTACAGGTAGGAGTGTTCCTGCTGTGGAAAAGCCAGCTCTATCTCCTGAAGATACAAGCCCCCTAAAGCCAGCATTGACCTGCCTCACCAGTACAAAAGGACCTTTACAGATGGTATACAAAATGCCCTGTGGTCAGTGGTTGCCAGTAGACCTTCACAGTAGTTCTGTCAAGATTCAGATGCAGCCTATGGTGGACTCTAAAACAGGAGAAAAGATCATGCAGCAAGTTCTTATTCTGCCTAAGAATTTTGTGATTCAGCACAAAGAGGGGAAAGCAGTTGAAAAAGAGATAGCAGCACCTCAGCAGAAAGGCCCAGAGCATTGCTCACCTGGCCCACAGACAAGCGCTAGCTGTTCCTTAGTGTCTGTTCCTGTCACCTCTGTGTCTACCCAACTGCCTAATACAGTTCTCAGTAAGACAAGTACACCTTCATCAAATGTGAGTGCTAGATCACAGCCTTTGTCTCCTGTAGCCTCTGTAAGTAATGCATTAACATCACCAGTTAAGACTAGCCAAAGTGAAGCAGGAAAAGTCAAGAGTACCGCTTCATCCACCACACTCCCCCAGCCTCACACTTCACCTACCATTTCATCAACAGTTCAGCCTCTCTTGCCAGCAACAACACTAAATGAATCTACAGATCCTGGCAGTTCCATCCCCTGTTTTTCACAGCAAACTGTTGATTCTTCTGAGGCAAAGCAAGAACTAAAAACTGTATGTATACGAGATTCACAGTCAATTCTTGTTAGGACTCGAGGTGGGAACACTGGAGTTGTAAAAGTACAAACTAATCCGGAACAAAATTCACCCAACAGTTTATCTTCAAGTTCTGTTTTCACCTTTACACCTCAATTTCAGGCATTTCTTGTGCCAAAATCAACATCATGCTCTGCTTCCTCACAAGTAGCCGGAGTGACTACTACATCTAGTCTACCATCTTTCAGCCAAGCATCTACGTCTGTGTCTATTTCGTGTGGCTTTCATCCACCCATGGGGAAAAATCTCAAATCTACACAAGGCCAAACCTTGAGCAGTGGTTATGTAGGCCCCATGATAGAAAAAACGTCATACATGCCCTCTTCACCCTTGAAGCCTTCTGTTTCTTCCAGCTCACTGCTACCATCAACAACAAATAGTTCAGTGAGTGTAATTAGCATATCAACAGGAAATTTTGGGCAAACCAATACAAATGTTATTCATACATCAACTAAACCACAACAAGTAGATTGTATCACAAAAAGTTACCCAGTTACAAGATCAGAAGCAACAACAGCAGTAAATGGTGATGTGCTCGGTGAGACTCCAGGTCAGAAACTGATGCTGGTGTCAGCTCCATCTGGTCTCCCTTCTGGCAGTGTACCTTCAGTTAACACGGCACCAGAACCGACATCTGCAGGTGTGTCTACCCAGAAGGTAGTTTTTATTAATGCTCCAGTTCCTGGTGGCGCTTCATCCTCAGCTATTGTTGCAGAATCATTAAGACAGTCACTTCCTTCTCCCTTGAATAAAACATACATTAAGAATCCAGAGCAACCCCAAATAGTACTAATTCCCTCTACAGTAGGagcaccaataaaaataaattcttcacCAACTGTGTCTCAGATTAAAGATGTGAAAATTGGACTAAACATAGGTCAAGCAATTATAAATCCTCCAGGAAATCTGCCAGCTATGTCATCAATTAATATATTGCAAAGTGTAATGCCAAAGGGTGAAGACAAAAGTAGTAAGAGCTGCATCTCCCCCATCTCACCAAACAGTAACTCAGCTCCAGCAAGCTCAAATATTGTGAATCACAGTCTTCCTGCTGCTAGTGAGTCAGCAAGAACTGCAAATACGTTTTCAGGAATAGGAGCAAGTGTACCTTTGAGTTCCCTTTCAGTGGCCTCCTCCCCTGCTTCAGCTGGGACACGACCTCCTGTTTTAGTCAGCGGAAATGATACCTCTTCCAGAATTATGCCTGTTTTGTCAAATAGACTTTGTCCATCAAATCTCGGGAACACTGTGGCCATATCAACTGTAAAAACAGGACACCTCGCATCATCTGTTCTCATTTCAACTACACAACCAACAGTGTCTCCCAAATGCTTGACACCAGCTTTGCAGATTCCTGTGACTGTTGCCTTGCCTACACCTGTAACTACATCTCCAAAAATTATCAACACAGTTCCACAGTCAGCAACAATACCAGGAGCCACGCGCCCTGTATCTCTCTCTAAAAGACAGTCTCAAACTTCTCTCCAGTTTCAGTCACCAGGGACTACAACTATAGTGCCAACAAATGCAAACACAAATAAGCCTCCAGCTGAATTATCCCCCTCAGCAAGTCCAGGGAAAATAGTTAATATTTCCAATGTTACTTCTATGCCAAACCAGCATATGTCCCCTTCATTAGTAAAAAGTACTCTCGGTAACAATTCTATTGCAGGTGGCTCTGCCATTCACACTTGTTCACCACCATCAAATATAACTAGTCTGGCAGGTGCTCCGTTCAGTGAACCTTGTATTCAGCAAAAAATAGTTATCAACACAAGTACACCTTTGGCACCAGGAACTCAAATCATGATGAATGGAGCCCGGTTTATTGTTCCGCCTCAAGGTCTTGGAGCTGGTAGCCACGTCCTCCTTATCTCTACTAATCCAAAATATGGACCTCCCTTAGTTCTTAACAGTGGCCAAAGCATATTGGCTACACCAGTAGATAATCCTGTCCAGAAGATCATACAGACATCAAATAGTTCTTTAAGTGGACAGCCTTTAAAGCCTTCTGTAAGAAACTCTCCAAAGACTGTAAACTCTCTCGGAAGTCCAAGTTCTCTCTCTGCAGTCCATACACCACCACACATCATAAACACACCTGCTAAAGTCTGTGTTCCACCTGCACCACCGGCAGCGTTGACTTCAGTAATTAAGTCCTCTCCAGCTACTCTCTTAGCTAAAACCTCTTTGGTTTCTGCCATTTCCTCCAGTAACCCTCCACTGCCAAGTAGCACATCGGTACTTCATTTGGATACCTCTGTCAAAAAGTTATTGGTTAGCCCAGAAGGAGCCATTTTAAATACCATAAATACTGCAGCAGCTAAGGTATCTTCATTGCCTTCACCTCTTCCTCCAGTTGTATCTGCCAGTCAGAATCCTGCATCTGTCTTCCCTGCTTTTCCGTCATCTGCTTTAGAGAAGCCTGACACAGCTGCATCTTGA
- the 9930021J03Rik gene encoding uncharacterized protein KIAA2026 homolog isoform X1, which yields MSVPEPPGEMERAAEEERPPPPTGEGNEEEVVVAAAARASGLVRRRSASSVDEEEEAAASETTVVAGGGCKEQELTYELQQGYRILGEFLQEKHRGLTAPFLQPLGGVAAGEEEVAEGRRSGGRGSRVPPQQPSQGMCLLKMEEKFSSGQYRGITEFVADFRLMLETCYRLHGVDHWISKQGQKLEMLLEQKLALLSRLREQERKEAEEACQKEVEEWERKLLAQAAPACMENMWEIPAIGHFLCLAQQILNLPEIVFYELERCLLMPQCNAFLSKIMTSLLSPPHRRPTLHRRPTLPYRTWEAVLRQKVQQWYTAVGQTENPDNCAEKLGLCPQFFKVLGEVNPLEERPFHELPFYQKVWLLKGLCDFVYETQKEVQDAVLGQPIHECREVILGYDYLENAYVHFPQFCGADVRIYKQRPFQAPEFPVPPIKVKRVPRIKLEKFKCDYANTSNGEHRCTKEGLPLAFKKEQEIDFDPACCPTKMNFDNHDITLEMEVKSNCDIKVHRPCEIEKTDCCKENLQKPRSPGEVTGFGEPLSPGEIRFIENQEKYGEASKIKTESNPLKENALKSCQIHINGSHIDHPDINCHKVVRDILLEHSLQSHKKLKLTKMRAKKKKKKKKKLKDVLNENLQRKREGLHSLPFKSYKPEIQNKLLIIKKKGKHKKHKSGKKSISKKAITKKRKTVTKSPAVPEFQLICTNLDELRELITKIENELKDLENSRKKSGKWYHRRQAVKELHSTLIRLLNELLPWEPKLMKAFQRNRSRLKKDYDDFRRQPDHGQFTRELWATDECEGNPEREAPKAEVSKSVDAAEPLDTLEKEQEGSDDMKLSEIGFPMARSKLLKKELPSKDIVKTLPKTLKRQSKQSSYLDDSTKELSPRKKAKLSTNETSVENLEVNMQIECLKESKPPELPTPESFASKASVPVSTLQKGTKPIQALLAKNIGNKVTLTNQLPPSTGRSVPAVEKPALSPEDTSPLKPALTCLTSTKGPLQMVYKMPCGQWLPVDLHSSSVKIQMQPMVDSKTGEKIMQQVLILPKNFVIQHKEGKAVEKEIAAPQQKGPEHCSPGPQTSASCSLVSVPVTSVSTQLPNTVLSKTSTPSSNVSARSQPLSPVASVSNALTSPVKTSQSEAGKVKSTASSTTLPQPHTSPTISSTVQPLLPATTLNESTDPGSSIPCFSQQTVDSSEAKQELKTVCIRDSQSILVRTRGGNTGVVKVQTNPEQNSPNSLSSSSVFTFTPQFQAFLVPKSTSCSASSQVAGVTTTSSLPSFSQASTSVSISCGFHPPMGKNLKSTQGQTLSSGYVGPMIEKTSYMPSSPLKPSVSSSSLLPSTTNSSVSVISISTGNFGQTNTNVIHTSTKPQQVDCITKSYPVTRSEATTAVNGDVLGETPGQKLMLVSAPSGLPSGSVPSVNTAPEPTSAGVSTQKVVFINAPVPGGASSSAIVAESLRQSLPSPLNKTYIKNPEQPQIVLIPSTVGAPIKINSSPTVSQIKDVKIGLNIGQAIINPPGNLPAMSSINILQSVMPKGEDKSSKSCISPISPNSNSAPASSNIVNHSLPAASESARTANTFSGIGASVPLSSLSVASSPASAGTRPPVLVSGNDTSSRIMPVLSNRLCPSNLGNTVAISTVKTGHLASSVLISTTQPTVSPKCLTPALQIPVTVALPTPVTTSPKIINTVPQSATIPGATRPVSLSKRQSQTSLQFQSPGTTTIVPTNANTNKPPAELSPSASPGKIVNISNVTSMPNQHMSPSLVKSTLGNNSIAGGSAIHTCSPPSNITSLAGAPFSEPCIQQKIVINTSTPLAPGTQIMMNGARFIVPPQGLGAGSHVLLISTNPKYGPPLVLNSGQSILATPVDNPVQKIIQTSNSSLSGQPLKPSVRNSPKTVNSLGSPSSLSAVHTPPHIINTPAKVCVPPAPPAALTSVIKSSPATLLAKTSLVSAISSSNPPLPSSTSVLHLDTSVKKLLVSPEGAILNTINTAAAKVSSLPSPLPPVVSASQNPASVFPAFPSSALEKPDTAAS from the exons GCTTCGggagcaagaaagaaaagaagcagaagaagcttGTCAAAAGGAAGTAGAAGAGTGGGAAAGAAAGCTCCTTGCTCAGGCAGCTCCAGCCTGCATGGAGAACATGTGGGAAATTCCAGCCATTGGCCATTTCCTTTGTTTAGCCCAACAGATTCTAAACTTGCCAGAAATTGTCTTTTATGAACTGGAGCGCTGTCTTCTGATGCCTCAGTGTAATGCCTTTCTCTCTAAAATAATGACTTCTCTACTAAGCCCTCCCCATCGCAGACCTACCTTACATCGAAGACCTACTTTGCCTTACAGGACTTGGGAAGCAGTGCTGAGACAGAAAGTGCAGCAGTGGTACACTGCTGTGGGACAGACTGAGAATCCTGATAACTGTGCTGAAAAGCTTGGCTTGTGTCCTCAGTTCTTTAAGGTTCTTGGAGAAGTTAATCCATTGGAAGAAAGACCTTTTCACGAGCTACCTTTCTACCAGAAAGTATGGCTGCTTAAAGGACTTTGTGACTTTGTGTATGAAACACAGAAAGAAGTTCAAGATGCTGTGCTTGGGCAGCCTATTCATGAGTGCAGGGAAGTTATCCTTGGTTATGATTATCTGGAGAATGCTTATGTACATTTTCCACAGTTCTGTGGTGCAGATGTGCGGATTTATAAACAAAGACCCTTTCAGGCCCCAGAATTTCCAGTTCCACCCATTAAAGTAAAAAGAGTACCTCGGATTAAACTGGAGAAATTCAAGTGTGACTATGCTAATACAAGTAACGGAGAACACAGATGTACTAAAGAAGGCCTGCCCTTGGCTTTCAAGAAAGAGCAAGAAATTGATTTTGATCCAGCCTGTTGTCCTACTAAAATGAACTTTGATAATCATGACATCACTCTTGAAATGGAAGTAAAATCCAACTGTGATATTAAAGTTCACAGGCCTTGTGAAATTGAAAAAACTGATTGTTGTAAAGAAAATTTGCAGAAACCCAGAAGTCCTGGAGAAGTTACTGGCTTTGGAGAGCCACTCAGTCCAGGTGAAATAAGATttatagaaaatcaggaaaaatatGGTGAAGCTtccaaaataaagacagaatccAATCCATTGAAAGAAAATGCTCTGAAATCTTGCCAAATTCATATAAATGGAAGTCACATTGATCATCCAGACATTAACTGCCACAAAGTTGTAAGGGATATATTGTTAGAGCACTCACTGCAAAGCCACAAGAAACTCAAGCTAACTAAAATGAgggcaaaaaagaagaaaaagaaaaaaaagaaattgaaagatgTTTTGAATGAAAATTTACAAAGAAAGCGTGaaggtcttcattctcttccctTCAAGTCTTACAAACCTGAGATCCAGAATAAATTATTGATcatcaaaaagaaaggaaaacacaagaaGCACAAATCTG gaaaaaaatccatatcTAAAAAAGCAATCACAAAGAAGAGGAAAACTGTCACAAAGTCACCTGCTGTGCCGGAATTTCAG cttATTTGCACTAATCTTGATGAACTCAGGGAATTAATCACAAAAATCGAGAATGAACTCAAAGATCTGGAAAACAGTAGAAAAAAATCG gGCAAATGGTACCATCGGAGGCAAGCTGTAAAAGAATTACATAGTACACTAATACGCCTTTTAAATGAATTGCTACCATGGGAACCAAAGTTAATGAAGGCTTTTCAGAGAAACAG GAGCCGCCTGAAGAAAGACTATGATGATTTCCGAAGACAGCCTGATCATGGTCAGTTCACTAGAGAGCTATGGGCTACTGACGAGTGTGAAGGGAACCCTGAGAGAGAGGCTCCTAAAGCCGAGGTCAGTAAGTCTGTAGATGCAGCAGAACCTCTGGACACCCTGGAGAAAGAACAGGAGGGCTCAG atgatatgaagTTATCAGAAATAGGCTTTCCTATGGCCAGGAGCAAGTTGTTGAAAAAAGAATTGCCTTCTAAAGATATAGTGAAGACACTGCCTAAAACACTTAAACGACAGTCCAAACAAAGTAGTTATCTAGATGATAGCACAAAAGAgctttccccaaggaagaaagcaaagctAAGCACAAATGAGACATCAGTTGAGAACTTAGAAGTCAACATGCAGATTGAATGTTTGAAAGAATCAAAGCCTCCAGAACTGCCAACTCCAGAGTCATTTGCCTCAAAGGCTTCAGTACCAGTGTCTACTCTCCAGAAAGGGACCAAACCTATTCAGGCTTTGCTTGCAAAGAATATTGGGAACAAAGTGACCTTAACAAATCAACTGCCCCCTTCTACAGGTAGGAGTGTTCCTGCTGTGGAAAAGCCAGCTCTATCTCCTGAAGATACAAGCCCCCTAAAGCCAGCATTGACCTGCCTCACCAGTACAAAAGGACCTTTACAGATGGTATACAAAATGCCCTGTGGTCAGTGGTTGCCAGTAGACCTTCACAGTAGTTCTGTCAAGATTCAGATGCAGCCTATGGTGGACTCTAAAACAGGAGAAAAGATCATGCAGCAAGTTCTTATTCTGCCTAAGAATTTTGTGATTCAGCACAAAGAGGGGAAAGCAGTTGAAAAAGAGATAGCAGCACCTCAGCAGAAAGGCCCAGAGCATTGCTCACCTGGCCCACAGACAAGCGCTAGCTGTTCCTTAGTGTCTGTTCCTGTCACCTCTGTGTCTACCCAACTGCCTAATACAGTTCTCAGTAAGACAAGTACACCTTCATCAAATGTGAGTGCTAGATCACAGCCTTTGTCTCCTGTAGCCTCTGTAAGTAATGCATTAACATCACCAGTTAAGACTAGCCAAAGTGAAGCAGGAAAAGTCAAGAGTACCGCTTCATCCACCACACTCCCCCAGCCTCACACTTCACCTACCATTTCATCAACAGTTCAGCCTCTCTTGCCAGCAACAACACTAAATGAATCTACAGATCCTGGCAGTTCCATCCCCTGTTTTTCACAGCAAACTGTTGATTCTTCTGAGGCAAAGCAAGAACTAAAAACTGTATGTATACGAGATTCACAGTCAATTCTTGTTAGGACTCGAGGTGGGAACACTGGAGTTGTAAAAGTACAAACTAATCCGGAACAAAATTCACCCAACAGTTTATCTTCAAGTTCTGTTTTCACCTTTACACCTCAATTTCAGGCATTTCTTGTGCCAAAATCAACATCATGCTCTGCTTCCTCACAAGTAGCCGGAGTGACTACTACATCTAGTCTACCATCTTTCAGCCAAGCATCTACGTCTGTGTCTATTTCGTGTGGCTTTCATCCACCCATGGGGAAAAATCTCAAATCTACACAAGGCCAAACCTTGAGCAGTGGTTATGTAGGCCCCATGATAGAAAAAACGTCATACATGCCCTCTTCACCCTTGAAGCCTTCTGTTTCTTCCAGCTCACTGCTACCATCAACAACAAATAGTTCAGTGAGTGTAATTAGCATATCAACAGGAAATTTTGGGCAAACCAATACAAATGTTATTCATACATCAACTAAACCACAACAAGTAGATTGTATCACAAAAAGTTACCCAGTTACAAGATCAGAAGCAACAACAGCAGTAAATGGTGATGTGCTCGGTGAGACTCCAGGTCAGAAACTGATGCTGGTGTCAGCTCCATCTGGTCTCCCTTCTGGCAGTGTACCTTCAGTTAACACGGCACCAGAACCGACATCTGCAGGTGTGTCTACCCAGAAGGTAGTTTTTATTAATGCTCCAGTTCCTGGTGGCGCTTCATCCTCAGCTATTGTTGCAGAATCATTAAGACAGTCACTTCCTTCTCCCTTGAATAAAACATACATTAAGAATCCAGAGCAACCCCAAATAGTACTAATTCCCTCTACAGTAGGagcaccaataaaaataaattcttcacCAACTGTGTCTCAGATTAAAGATGTGAAAATTGGACTAAACATAGGTCAAGCAATTATAAATCCTCCAGGAAATCTGCCAGCTATGTCATCAATTAATATATTGCAAAGTGTAATGCCAAAGGGTGAAGACAAAAGTAGTAAGAGCTGCATCTCCCCCATCTCACCAAACAGTAACTCAGCTCCAGCAAGCTCAAATATTGTGAATCACAGTCTTCCTGCTGCTAGTGAGTCAGCAAGAACTGCAAATACGTTTTCAGGAATAGGAGCAAGTGTACCTTTGAGTTCCCTTTCAGTGGCCTCCTCCCCTGCTTCAGCTGGGACACGACCTCCTGTTTTAGTCAGCGGAAATGATACCTCTTCCAGAATTATGCCTGTTTTGTCAAATAGACTTTGTCCATCAAATCTCGGGAACACTGTGGCCATATCAACTGTAAAAACAGGACACCTCGCATCATCTGTTCTCATTTCAACTACACAACCAACAGTGTCTCCCAAATGCTTGACACCAGCTTTGCAGATTCCTGTGACTGTTGCCTTGCCTACACCTGTAACTACATCTCCAAAAATTATCAACACAGTTCCACAGTCAGCAACAATACCAGGAGCCACGCGCCCTGTATCTCTCTCTAAAAGACAGTCTCAAACTTCTCTCCAGTTTCAGTCACCAGGGACTACAACTATAGTGCCAACAAATGCAAACACAAATAAGCCTCCAGCTGAATTATCCCCCTCAGCAAGTCCAGGGAAAATAGTTAATATTTCCAATGTTACTTCTATGCCAAACCAGCATATGTCCCCTTCATTAGTAAAAAGTACTCTCGGTAACAATTCTATTGCAGGTGGCTCTGCCATTCACACTTGTTCACCACCATCAAATATAACTAGTCTGGCAGGTGCTCCGTTCAGTGAACCTTGTATTCAGCAAAAAATAGTTATCAACACAAGTACACCTTTGGCACCAGGAACTCAAATCATGATGAATGGAGCCCGGTTTATTGTTCCGCCTCAAGGTCTTGGAGCTGGTAGCCACGTCCTCCTTATCTCTACTAATCCAAAATATGGACCTCCCTTAGTTCTTAACAGTGGCCAAAGCATATTGGCTACACCAGTAGATAATCCTGTCCAGAAGATCATACAGACATCAAATAGTTCTTTAAGTGGACAGCCTTTAAAGCCTTCTGTAAGAAACTCTCCAAAGACTGTAAACTCTCTCGGAAGTCCAAGTTCTCTCTCTGCAGTCCATACACCACCACACATCATAAACACACCTGCTAAAGTCTGTGTTCCACCTGCACCACCGGCAGCGTTGACTTCAGTAATTAAGTCCTCTCCAGCTACTCTCTTAGCTAAAACCTCTTTGGTTTCTGCCATTTCCTCCAGTAACCCTCCACTGCCAAGTAGCACATCGGTACTTCATTTGGATACCTCTGTCAAAAAGTTATTGGTTAGCCCAGAAGGAGCCATTTTAAATACCATAAATACTGCAGCAGCTAAGGTATCTTCATTGCCTTCACCTCTTCCTCCAGTTGTATCTGCCAGTCAGAATCCTGCATCTGTCTTCCCTGCTTTTCCGTCATCTGCTTTAGAGAAGCCTGACACAGCTGCATCTTGA